The following are encoded in a window of Maylandia zebra isolate NMK-2024a linkage group LG5, Mzebra_GT3a, whole genome shotgun sequence genomic DNA:
- the LOC143418708 gene encoding uncharacterized protein LOC143418708 — translation MDRDSLIEFYFRLGMSYKCILKSLAMQGTIITERHLNRILRAKSLYRRKYDLDAGIDFIVNQLQGPGKDHGYRWMFTKCKQHGIAIRKEDVRILISLLDPVGSQVRQTRRLRRRQYFAQGPNFVWHIDSYDKLKPYGICINGCIDGFSRNIIWLRAAHTNSDPKVIGGYFVEAVESRGGFPRLVRTDMGTENVLVRDLQRYLRRNDGDDRAGDRSYVTGASTANQRIESWWGVMRKEGVESWIKLLGELKDEGFFFGDFIDKALSQFCFMPIIQEVLNDIRSVWNAHRIRPSKNNNVPCGIPDVMYMAPHLWGAEDCLVPLTEDLTLCKNSCTFVSSVPCDVQVFDLCTIIMEESSLEFPSTMSQALDLYFHLRDTVRSQLFEAT, via the exons ATGGACAGAGACAGTCTGATTGAGTTTTATTTCAGGCTGGGAATGAGCTACAAATGCATTTTGAAAAGCCTGGCAATGCAAGGAACCATCATTACGGAGAGACATTTAAACCGGATATTGAGAGCCAAGTCGCTTTACAGACGTAAGTACGACCTGGACGCCGGGATAGATTTTATTGTGAACCAACTGCAAGGGCCTGGGAAGGATCACGGTTATCGGTGGATGTTTACAAAGTGCAAACAACACGGCATTGCGATCAGGAAAGAAGACGTCAGGATCCTCATCTCTTTACTGGACCCAGTAGGTTCCCAGGTTCGCCAGACCAGACGTCTCAGAAGGAGGCAATATTTTGCTCAGGGGCCTAACTTTGTGTGGCACATAGACTCTTATGACAAACTAAAGCCATATGGGATATGTATTAATGGATGCATCGACGGTTTCTCACGCAACATCATTTGGCTGCGGGCCGCACACACTAACAGTGACCCAAAGGTTATCGGAGGTTACTTTGTGGAAGCAGTGGAGAGTCGTGGGGGTTTCCCCAGGCTCGTACGAACTGACATGGGCACTGAGAACGTGTTGGTCAGAGACCTCCAGCGTTATTTACGGAGAAATGACGGGGATGATAgagcaggagacagaagctaCGTCACAGGAGCAAGTACCGCAAACCAGAGAATTGAGAGCTGGTGGGGAGTGATGAGAAAAGAAGGAGTCGAGTCATGGATCAAGCTTCTAGGAGAACTGAAGGACGAAGGATTCTTCTTTGGGGATTTCATTGACAAAGCTCTGTCACAGTTCTGCTTCATGCCAATCATTCAG GAGGTATTGAATGACATCCGGAGTGTTTGGAATGCTCACCGTATAAGGCCCTCAAAGAATAACAACGTGCCCTGTGGGATACCTGATGTCATGTACATGGCCCCTCACCTTTGGGGTGCAGAAGACTGTCTCGTTCCACTGACAGAAGATTTGACCTTGTGTAAAAATAGTTGCACTTTTGTTAGTTCAGTCCCATGTGATGTGCAAGTATTTGATTTGtgcacaataataatggagGAATCAAGCTTGGAATTCCCATCTACCATGTCCCAGGCCCTTGATTTATATTTTCATCTCAGGGATACAGTTCGTTCACAGTTATTTGAGGCTACTTAA